A genomic window from Triticum urartu cultivar G1812 chromosome 7, Tu2.1, whole genome shotgun sequence includes:
- the LOC125524573 gene encoding RING-H2 finger protein ATL34-like: protein MAQPEDRIIAGVFIGIVASLLVSIIVCSLCRGHRNGTAAAARARPLPERGTVTTTVRIDQRQLRQACAAGATAGLPAFTYSLSVKHNVTGGGEEAATCSVCLGALQLGDRVRLLPACLHVYHAECIDPWLGAHSTCPICRSDTDPATGVGRLPPA from the coding sequence ATGGCTCAGCCTGAGGACAGGATCATCGCCGGCGTCTTCATCGGCATCGTGGCCTCCCTGCTCGTGTCCATCATCGTGTGCAGCCTGTGCCGGGGCCACCGCAACGGCACCGCGGCGGCCGCCCGGGCGCGGCCACTGCCGGAGCGTGGTACAGTCACCACTACCGTGCGCATCGACCAGCGGCAGCTTCGCCAGGCCTGCGCCGCCGGCGCGACGGCCGGGCTCCCGGCGTTCACGTACAGCCTGTCGGTGAAGCACAACGTGACGGGcggaggggaggaggcggcgacgTGCTCGGTGTGCCTCGGTGCGCTGCAGCTAGGAGACAGGGTGCGGCTGCTGCCGGCGTGCCTGCACGTGTACCACGCGGAGTGCATCGACCCGTGGCTGGGCGCGCACTCGACGTGCCCGATCTGCCGCTCCGACACTGACCCGGCCACGGGCGTTGGCCGGCTACCACCTGCTTAG